From the Micromonospora echinofusca genome, the window AACGGGACAACCGGATCGTCCGGCTGGAGTTGGGCGGCACGCCCACCCCGATCCTCACCGGCATCCCCAAGGCCGGCATCCACAACGGCGGCGGCCTCGCCTTCGGCCCGGACGGCCTGCTCTACGCGAGCACCGGCGACGCCGGCGACCGGCCGCAGGCGCAGGACGTCAAGCGCCTCGGCGGCAAGATCCTGCGGATCACCAAAGACGGCAAGCCGGCACCCGGCAACCCGTTCCCGAACTCCCCGGTGTGGTCCCTGGGCCACCGCAACGTCCAGGGCATCGCCTGGGACGCCGGCAAGCGGATGTACGCCGTGGAGTTCGGCCAGAACACCTGGGACGAGATCAACCAGATCACCAAGGGGCGCAACTACGGTTGGCCGACGGTCGAGGGACGTGACGACGACAAGCGCTTCGTCAACCCGATCGCCCAGTGGCCGACGTCCGACGCGTCCTGCTCCGGGCTGACCGCCGCCGACCGGCTGCTCGTCACCGCGTGCCTGCGCGGCAAGCGCCTCTGGCTGGTCGAGCTGACCGCCACCGGCACCGTGCTCGGCCAGCCACGCGAGCTGCTGACCGACCGGTTCGGGCGGCTGCGGGCCGTGGCCGCCGCGCCGGACGGCTCGATCTGGGTCAGCACCTCCAACCACGACGGGCGGGGCCAGCCGGCGCCCGAGGACGACCGGCTGCTGCGGTTGGTCTTCGCCGGTGGCGGGGCCGGCCGGAGCTGACGCACCGGCTGGTCCGGGTTTCCCAAGATCCTTCAGTGGGCAGGTCAGAATCTCACCATGGACGGCCAGGAGAACGAAGAGCACGCGAACCGGGGCGAGGACGTCCCGGCGACCGATCGCGCCCCCCGTCCGGCGCCCCGGCGCGACGGCGCCGGGAGGACCGGCCGGCGAGCGCTGCGCAGGACCGGGGTGATCCTGGCGGTCCTCGCCGTCGCCCTGGTCGGCGTGGTGCTCGGCGTGCTCGCCGGCGGCCGGGTGAGCACCGACATCGGCCCGTTCCAGGCCGACCTCTCGGTCGCGCCGGCCTTCGGCGGCGGCACCAAGGTCGACATCCCGCCGCTGGGGGCGCTGCTGCTCGACAGCCACGACGGGCCGACCCACCTGACCGTGGAGTTGGGCGCGCTGGACCAGAGCCGCACCGAGGCGCTGCTCGACGATCCGGCGAGCATCAACCGGGCGAGCCAGTCGGCCGTCGACGACGTCCGCGAGGGTGTGCTGCGGCTCGGGCTGCGGACGCTCGCCTCGGCGGTGCTGGTCACCCTGCTGCTGGCCCTGCTGGTCTTCCGCGACACCCGCCGGGCGGCCTGGGCGGGCGCTCTGGCGCTGGTGGTCACCGCCGGCAGCCTCGGCACCGCCGCCGCCACCATCCGGCCGGAGGCCATCGAGGAGCCGCGCTACGAGGGGCTGCTGGTCAACGCGCCCGCGATCGTCGGTGACGCCCGGCGGATCGCGAACGACTACACCCGCTACGCCGAGCAGCTCCAGCGCATCGTCGGCAACGTCAGCCAGCTCTACACCACGGTGTCGTCGCTGCCGGTCTACGAGCCCGCCCCCGGCACGACCCGCGTACTGCACGTCTCGGACATGCACCTCAACCCGACCGGCTGGCAGCTCATCCGCACCGTCGTCGAGCAGTTCGGCATCGACGTGGTGATCGACACCGGGGACATCACCGACTGGGGCTCCGAGCCGGAGGCCTCCTACGTCGGCTCGATCGGCCTGCTCAAGAAGCCGTACGTCTACATCCGGGGCAACCACGACTCGGGCCGGACCGCGGCGGCCGTGGCCCGCCAGCCGAACGCGATCGTGCTGAGCAACACGACCACGACGGTCGCGGGGCTGACCATCGCCGGCATCGGCGACCCGCGCTTCACCCCCGACAAGAACACGTCGCCGGCCGGCAGCGGGCTCACCCAGCAGACCGCGGACCAGCTCATCGGCGTCGGCGACCAGCTCGCGACCACGGTACGCAGCTCGCCGCGCCCCGTGAACATCGCGCTGGTGCACGACCCGGCCTCCGCCGGCCCGCTCTCGGGCACCTGCCCGCTGGTCCTCGCCGGGCACACCCACGACCGGCAGGTCTCGAAGCTGCCGGAGGTACCCGGGAAGGGCCCCACCCAGCTGATGGTGCAGGGCTCCACGGGCGGCGCCGGCCTGCGCGGCCTGGAGGGCGAGAAGCCCACCCCGCTGACGATGACCGTGCTCTACTTCGACAAGGACAAACTGCTCCAGGCGTACGACGACATCACCGTCGGCGGCACGGGGCAGGCGCAGGTGAACCTGGAGCGGCACGTCGTGGAGGACCCGCAGGCCGGCGTGCCCGCCCCGGTCACCCCCACCCCGACCCGCTGACCCTCATCCGCGCTGAGCGCCGGGTGCCGAGCGGGCCGCGCCAGTAGCCAGCCTGTCGGTGTCCGGGTGGCTCACCGCCCGCTGCAGGTCGCCCTGACCAGTTGCCGCAGCGCAACTCCGATCGCGGTCGTTACGCTGCGTGGTCCACTTGCGTCCGCAGCCACCCAGGCCCTCGGACGCTTTGCTCTGCAGCCACGGACGCACCAGTAACTCCAGGTAGCGATCTGCGGCCAGCCGCCGGTCGGTCGAATTGACATCTCCCCTGCTCAGGAGAGCGGTGCGTCGGTGGCTGCAGAGCAAAGGGCGCGAACGTGCACCGTCGCACCCCGCACCGCCCGCCACGCTCCGTGACGCCAAACAGCAATTACTATCCGTTACAGCACGTTGATCGCCGTCAGCTCCGCGCCGCAGTCCGCACGACCCTGATCGAAGCGGCCCCTCCGCGCCCGCGACAGGCACGACCTACCGGCGTAGCCGTCCACGACCGAGGTCCGCAGCCGCCCACGCCCCGAGCTCGCGGCCGTCCGCACCAAGAGCCGACGGTGGGGGGTCAGCGCAGGGACAGGGCCGCGAGGGCGGCGTTGACGATGCTGCCGGGGAGCAGGTCGTGCAGGTCGTACAGCTCGTGGACGCTGCCGGACTGGCCGAACTCGTCCACGCCCAGCGGCACCGCCGGGGCGGCGAGCGCCGAGCCGAGCCACGCCATGGCGTGCGAGGCGGCGTCGTGCACCGTCACCACCGGCACCCGGTCGGCGAACGCCGCCCGGAGCGCGCCCGGCACGCTCGGCACCGTGGCCGTGCGTACGCCCTGGCGGAGGGTGCGCTGCCAGGCCCGGTAGAGCCGGTCCAGCGAGGTGACGTCGACGACGTGCGCGGCGATGCCCTCCTCGGCCAGTTCCGCCGCCGCCGCGAGCACCTCGGGCAGCACCGCGCCGGAGGCGGCCAGCTGCACCACCGGGGCGTCGGCCAGGTGCGGGTACGCCTCGTGCGCGTCGACCAGGCGGTACGCCCCGGCGACCGCCTGCCGGCGCAGCACCGCGTCGCCGAGGCGGGCCCGCGCCGCCTCGAAGGGCGCCTGATCGATCGGGCGGGTGCTGAGCCGGAAGTAGTACGCGCCGTCCTCGGCGGGAGCGGCCGTCGCCGACGGGGCCGCCCCGCCGGCGATCTGGCCCAGCGCGTCGCAGAGCAGCCAGTCCAGGGTGGCCGCGTACGCGGGTTCCAGGAACGTCACCCCGGGCAGCTCCAGCCCCACCGAGGCGGTGATGGTCGACTGGTGGGCGCCACCCTCCGGGGCGAGCGTGATGCCCGACGGGGTGCCGGCGACCACGAACCGGGAGCCGGAGTACGTGCCGTAGAGGAACGCGTCCAGCCCGCGCAGCACGAACGGGTCGTAGACCGTGCCGACCGGCAGCAGCGGCTGCGCCGACAGGTCCCACGACAGGCCGAGCTGCCCCAGCAGCAGGAACAGGTTCATCTCCGAGATGCCCAGCTCGATGTGCTGCCCCGCGGGGCTCTCCGTCCAGCGCAGCATCCGGTCCTCGGTCCAGGAGCGCTGCTCCGTCGGGGCGAAGACGCCGGTCTTGTTGATGAACCCGGCCAGGTTGGTGGAGGTCGCCACGTCCGGCGCGGTGGTGACCAGGTAGCGGCCCACCTCGGGGTTGCGGGCCAGCTCGACCAGCACCCGCCCGAAGACCTCCTGCGTCGAGATCGGCTTGTTCGCGCGTACCCGTGTCGTGTCGGGGACCGTGACGCCCAGCGCCCGCTCGCGGGGCGCGCGGGACAGCGCCTCCCGGCGCTCGTTGGCCCGGATGCCGGCCGGAGACGCCGGGTCCAGCCGGTCCCACTCGGTCTCGCGCGTCAGCCCCCGCGCGGCCCGCAGCGCGTCGACCTGCTCCGTGCTCAGCAGCGCCGAGTGGTTGCGCGGGTTGCCAGCGATCGGCAACCCCCACCCCTTCACGGTGTACGCGAAGATCACGCTGGGCCGGTCCGTGACCGCGTCGCACTGGGCGTACGCGTCGAGCATCGCCGCCATGTCGTGCCCGCCCAGGTCGGTCACGAGCGGCCCCAGCTCCTCGTCGCCCACGTCGGCGATGAACGCCCCGATCCCGTCGGGCGCACCGTCGAGGAACTGCTTGCGCAGCGCCGCGCCGGTCAGCCCGAACAGCGACTGGTACTGCTCGTTGGGCATCGCGTCGATCCAGTCGCGCAGTGCCTCGCCGCCCGGCCGGGCGTACGCCTCGGCGAGCCGGCGGCCGTACTTGACCTCGACCACGTGCCAGCCGGCGGCCTCGAACTGGCCCCGCCACTGGTTGATCCGCACCCCGGGCACCACCCGGTCCAGCGACTGGCGGTTGAAGTCGACCAGCCACGTCACGTTGCCCAGCCCGGTGGTGGCCGGGTCGGCGACCGCCTCCCAGATGTTGCCCTCGTCCAGCTCGGCGTCGCCGATCAACGCGACGAACCGGGAGTGCGGGCGGGCGCCGAAGTGCGCGTCGACGTAGCGGCGGGTCGCGGCGGCGAACAGCGGCGCCGCCGCGCCGAGCCCGACGGAGCCGGTGGAGAAGTCGACCTCGTCGGGGTCCTTCGTGCGCGACGGGTACGACTGGAGCCCGCCCCGGGCGCGCAGCTTCGTCAGGTAGGAGCGGTCGAGGTTGCCCAGCAGGTACTGGATGGCGTGGAAGACCGGCGAGGCGTGCGGCTTGACCGCCACCCGGTCCTCGGCCTCGAGGTGCGCGAACCACAGCGCCGTCATGGCGGTGACCAGCGAGGCGCTGGACGCCTGGTGCCCGCCCACCTTCACCCCGTCGCCCGTGTCCCGGTCGTGGTTGGCAGCGTCCACGATCCGGGTCGCGAGCCAGAGCACCCGCTGCTGGATCTCTTCGAGGACGTCGAGGTCGGTACGGTTCACGGTCGACTCCAGGGGTCCGGCAGTCACCGTTGACAGCCGGTCGGGGGCGGGTGGGTCGCGAGAGGTGGGCGTCTGCGGGTGCGCAGCCGCCGCGTGCGACGGGCGCACGCGGCGGCTCGATGCGGTGGAAGGGGCCCTCCCGTGCGGAGGGCGTCAGGAAGGTCCCCTCCCCTGCCGGGTCAGGCGCCGAGGCGCTCCAGGATCAGCTCCCGGACCGTCTTGGCGTCGGCCTGGCCACGGGTGGTCTTCATGACCGCCCCGACCAGGGCGCCGGCCGCGGCGACCTTGCCGCTGCGGATCTTGTCGGCGATGTCGGGGTTGGCGGCGATCGCCTCGTCGACGGCGGCGGTGAGCGCGCCCGTGTCGGAGACGACCTCCAGGCCCCGGTTGGTCATGATCTCGGTCGGCGAGCCCTCGCCGGCCACCACGCCCTCCAAAACGGTACGGGCCAGCTTGTCGTTGAGCTTGCCGGCGTCGACCAGGCCCTGGAGTTCGGCGACCTGCGACGGGGTGGCCCCGATGTCG encodes:
- a CDS encoding PQQ-dependent sugar dehydrogenase; the encoded protein is MSARPPYPRTRRLRTALAASCAALLLATAGCSFGEPEPDPAGEPPTFPTPSATASPGGAGQEVVTTVLAKGLRVPWAIAFLPDGAALVTERDSGRILRVGPESGPDGLKVTPVQTISDVAASGEGGLMGIAVSPDYQRDKAIFVYYTTERDNRIVRLELGGTPTPILTGIPKAGIHNGGGLAFGPDGLLYASTGDAGDRPQAQDVKRLGGKILRITKDGKPAPGNPFPNSPVWSLGHRNVQGIAWDAGKRMYAVEFGQNTWDEINQITKGRNYGWPTVEGRDDDKRFVNPIAQWPTSDASCSGLTAADRLLVTACLRGKRLWLVELTATGTVLGQPRELLTDRFGRLRAVAAAPDGSIWVSTSNHDGRGQPAPEDDRLLRLVFAGGGAGRS
- a CDS encoding metallophosphoesterase; translation: MDGQENEEHANRGEDVPATDRAPRPAPRRDGAGRTGRRALRRTGVILAVLAVALVGVVLGVLAGGRVSTDIGPFQADLSVAPAFGGGTKVDIPPLGALLLDSHDGPTHLTVELGALDQSRTEALLDDPASINRASQSAVDDVREGVLRLGLRTLASAVLVTLLLALLVFRDTRRAAWAGALALVVTAGSLGTAAATIRPEAIEEPRYEGLLVNAPAIVGDARRIANDYTRYAEQLQRIVGNVSQLYTTVSSLPVYEPAPGTTRVLHVSDMHLNPTGWQLIRTVVEQFGIDVVIDTGDITDWGSEPEASYVGSIGLLKKPYVYIRGNHDSGRTAAAVARQPNAIVLSNTTTTVAGLTIAGIGDPRFTPDKNTSPAGSGLTQQTADQLIGVGDQLATTVRSSPRPVNIALVHDPASAGPLSGTCPLVLAGHTHDRQVSKLPEVPGKGPTQLMVQGSTGGAGLRGLEGEKPTPLTMTVLYFDKDKLLQAYDDITVGGTGQAQVNLERHVVEDPQAGVPAPVTPTPTR
- a CDS encoding transketolase-like TK C-terminal-containing protein, with protein sequence MNRTDLDVLEEIQQRVLWLATRIVDAANHDRDTGDGVKVGGHQASSASLVTAMTALWFAHLEAEDRVAVKPHASPVFHAIQYLLGNLDRSYLTKLRARGGLQSYPSRTKDPDEVDFSTGSVGLGAAAPLFAAATRRYVDAHFGARPHSRFVALIGDAELDEGNIWEAVADPATTGLGNVTWLVDFNRQSLDRVVPGVRINQWRGQFEAAGWHVVEVKYGRRLAEAYARPGGEALRDWIDAMPNEQYQSLFGLTGAALRKQFLDGAPDGIGAFIADVGDEELGPLVTDLGGHDMAAMLDAYAQCDAVTDRPSVIFAYTVKGWGLPIAGNPRNHSALLSTEQVDALRAARGLTRETEWDRLDPASPAGIRANERREALSRAPRERALGVTVPDTTRVRANKPISTQEVFGRVLVELARNPEVGRYLVTTAPDVATSTNLAGFINKTGVFAPTEQRSWTEDRMLRWTESPAGQHIELGISEMNLFLLLGQLGLSWDLSAQPLLPVGTVYDPFVLRGLDAFLYGTYSGSRFVVAGTPSGITLAPEGGAHQSTITASVGLELPGVTFLEPAYAATLDWLLCDALGQIAGGAAPSATAAPAEDGAYYFRLSTRPIDQAPFEAARARLGDAVLRRQAVAGAYRLVDAHEAYPHLADAPVVQLAASGAVLPEVLAAAAELAEEGIAAHVVDVTSLDRLYRAWQRTLRQGVRTATVPSVPGALRAAFADRVPVVTVHDAASHAMAWLGSALAAPAVPLGVDEFGQSGSVHELYDLHDLLPGSIVNAALAALSLR